One window of Alosa sapidissima isolate fAloSap1 chromosome 21, fAloSap1.pri, whole genome shotgun sequence genomic DNA carries:
- the ctdp1 gene encoding RNA polymerase II subunit A C-terminal domain phosphatase isoform X2 has product MEDPADSGGGGAAASEGPTMRVTEIRCPTGACPLRLLEWKVKPGSFVNVDSVLALCAPIRPVEESESETREQTNRLPEKKVKSDRAGVVKELCCQLGQVISPGGVIARIEECSHPIVMKGLCAECGKDLAQLQNKNGRQQAPISTANVSMVHSVPELMVSSEQAELLGREDQQRLHRNRKLVLMVDLDQTLIHTTEQHCRRLSNKGIFHFQLGRGEPMLHTRLRPHCKDFLEKIAKLYELHVFTFGSRLYAHTIAGFLDPEKKLFSHRILSRDECIDPFSKTGNLRNLFPSGDSMVCIIDDREDVWKYAPNLVTVKKYVYFQGTGDINAPPGSREAARKGAQACKAADSTEPSDPFTASEEQSNGLRKRVRDRHAQPPAPASATQGATANDRTQPDKEGAGQAEGEATSRVSSEGTSTNAEETEKNTSSSSSSAQEAQRPDEEPSSEPKEPEPRNASSEEPSSEPKEPEPRNASSEEPSSEPKEPEPRNASSEEPSSEPKEPEPTNASSENAQSHAGLNDLDFNLSSDSDDSQSEAKDRSSPPPAQPTSKNEEGDASVSREEGDPATVEKTMEESRDHNTQKELGNGDSMEIADKEPKPSEATAGGERSAERGPDDPVDDDEDMADEEDEEDEEDEEEDEEEEDRDHDDHLIYLEEVLTRVHREYYTRYDAYLHQGGSGNSSATPEAASEPPDMRRIVPELKGRVLVGTTLVFSGICPTNYPMERTREFYHAKALGAHVAKSLVLNAKDPECTTHLIAARAGTDKVRQAMRYKHLYVVNPDWLWGCLERWEKVEEQLYPLKEDYSKAPRSNSPAFFPDALCAPPLHPAPQQDPTPRPPPPEVRTYDPVTGKLIRRGPQVHHPPSFPHHHHHQHHPGQSGVPQPEPKPRPPPPEVRTYDPVTGKLIRRGPQASRHSSYGQAPGPSTSRSSFR; this is encoded by the exons ATGGAGGACCCTGCAGACTCAGGCGGCGGTGGTGCAGCAGCTTCAGAGGGCCCCACGATGCGAGTGACGGAGATCCGCTGCCCAACAGGAGCCTGTCCTTTACGGTTACTAGAATGGAAAGTTAAACCCGGATCCTTTGTCAATGTAGATTCTGTGCTTGCACTGTGCGCCCCTATTCGACCGGTGGAAGAGTCTGAATCAGAGACACGGGAACAGACGAACAGGCTGCCTGAAAAGAAGGTGAAATCGGATCGTGCAGGAGTAGTAAAGGAGCTGTGCTGTCAACTTGGACAGGTCATATCTCCTGG TGGGGTCATTGCACGAATAGAGGAATGCAGTCATCCAATTGTGATGAAGGGCCTTTGTGCCGAATGTGGAAAAGATCTTGCACA GCTGCAGAACAAGAATGGGAGGCAGCAAGCGCCCATCTCTACAGCAAACGTCTCCATGGTGCACAGCGTTCCGGAGTTGATGGTCAGCTCAGAG CAAGCAGAGCTCTTGGGCCGGGAGGACCAGCAGCGGCTGCATCGGAACAGGAAGCTGGTGTTGATGGTGGACCTGGACCAGACGCTCATCCACACCACCGAACAGCACTGCCGACGCCTGTCCaataag GGAATCTTCCACTTTCAGCTGGGTCGCGGTGAGCCCATGCTCCATACCCGCTTGCGGCCGCACTGCAAGGACTTCCTGGAGAAGATTGCCAAGCTCTACGAACTTCATGTGTTTACCTTTGGCAGCAGGCTATATGCCCATACCATTGCAG GGTTTTTGGATCCGGAAAAGAAACTCTTCTCTCACCGCATCTTGTCCAGGGATGAGTGCATTGACCCATTTTCCAAGACGGGAAACTTAAG GAACCTGTTCCCCTCGGGCGACTCCATGGTGTGCATTATCGACGACCGGGAGGACGTGTGGAAATATGCTCCTAACCTGGTGACTGTAAAGAAGTACGTCTACTTCCAGGGGACGGGCGACATCAATGCACCACCAGGGTCTCGGGAGGCAGCCCGGAAAG gtgctcaggcctgcaaggcaGCAGATAGCACAGAACCCTCAGACCCGTTCACGGCGTCAGAGGAGCAGAGCAACGGCCTCAGGAAACGAGTACGCGACCGGCACGCACAACCACCGGCCCCGGCTTCCGCCACTCAGGGAGCGACAGCCAATGACAGGACTCAGCCCGACAAGGAGGGGGCGGGACAGGCAGAGGGCGAGGCCACATCACGGGTCAGCAGCGAAGGGACTTCGACGAACGCAGAGGAAACGGAAAAGAAcaccagcagcagtagtagcagtgcTCAGGAGGCCCAGCGGCCGGATGAGGAACCGTCGTCTGAACCGAAAGAGCCGGAGCCAAGGAACGCAAGTTCAGAGGAACCGTCGTCTGAACCGAAAGAGCCGGAGCCAAGGAACGCAAGTTCAGAGGAACCGTCGTCTGAACCAAAAGAGCCGGAGCCAAGGAACGCAAGTTCAGAGGAACCGTCGTCTGAACCGAAAGAGCCAGAGCCGACAAACGCGAGTTCAGAGAACGCGCAGAGCCACGCGGGCCTGAACGACCTGGACTTCAACTTGTCCAGTGACAGCGACGACAGCCAATCGGAGGCTAAGGACAGGAGCAGCCCtcccccagcccagcccacGTCTAAGAACGAGGAAGGCGACGCTTCGGTCAGCAGGGAAGAGGGCGATCCTGCAACTGTAGAGAAGACGATGGAAGAAAGCAGGGATCACAACACGCAGAAAGAGCTTGGGAACGGGGACAGTATGGAGATCGCCGATAAAGAGCCGAAGCCCAGCGAAGCAACAGCAGGAGGGGAAAGGTCAGCGGAACGTGGCCCAGACGACCCCGTTGACGACGACGAGGACATGGCAGATGAAGAAgacgaggaagatgaggaggacgaagaagaagatgaggaggaggaagaccgCGACCACGACGACCATCTCATCTACCTGGAGGAAGTGCTGACGAGGGTCCACCGCGAGTACTACACCCGCTACGATGCCTACCTGCACCAAGGTGGGAGCGGCAACTCGTCCGCCACCCCTGAGGCCGCCAGCGAGCCGCCCGACATGCGCAGGATCGTGCCCGAACTGAAGGGGCGCGTGCTGGTGGGCACCACGTTGGTCTTCAGCGGCATCTGCCCCACCAACTACCCCATGGAGCGCACGCGGGAGTTCTACCACGCCAAGGCGCTGGGGGCGCACGTGGCCAAGAGCCTGGTGCTCAACGCCAAGGACCCTGAGTGCACCACGCACCTCATCGCTGCCCGAGCAG GTACAGATAAGGTGCGGCAGGCGATGCGCTACAAACACCTGTACGTGGTgaatcctgattggctgtgggGTTGCCTGGAGCGCTGGGAGAAGGTGGAGGAGCAGCTCTACCCCCTCAAGGAAGACTACAGCAAAGCGCCCAG GAGTAACAGTCCAGCGTTCTTCCCCGACGCCCTCTGTGCGCCCCCTCTCCACCCAGCCCCCCAACAAGACCCCACCCCACGACCGCCACCCCCGGAGGTGCGCACCTACGACCCCGTCACTGGCAAGCTTATCCGCAGGGGCCCCCAGGTGCACCACCCGCCCTccttcccccaccaccaccaccaccaacaccacccggGGCAGTCAGGCGTCCCCCAGCCGGAGCCCAAACCCCGGCCGCCCCCGCCGGAGGTGCGCACGTACGACCCTGTCACGGGCAAGCTCATCCGGAGAGGCCCTCAGGCGTCCAGACACTCTTCCTACGGCCAGGCACCGGGGCCGTCCACATCGCGGTCGTCTTTCAGGTAG